A portion of the Acidimicrobiales bacterium genome contains these proteins:
- a CDS encoding caspase family protein encodes MRRGLLAAAVLSVPLFQLLAGGPASAGPPAEARRTALIVGVSGHVGNRPAAPVGGAGDADTFRDVLKRAGWADDSIRVLTGTAATGANIRAGLDWLRDRSNDGSFSVFHYSGHVFQRGGDLDRDGEVLDEFLVPYDNKIISDRELGERLGSVRGWLWTDISGCEAAGFNEGGLFGDRRLFTGSSEEHQKSYEHPGWGMSIYTGLTMRFAAMENRGDANGDGVVSIQEMFRHAEREAPRLTSGQRKGVQQPVMFGGGAGGDWFLSGPPKPPPPPPGPLAPNPNAGKICLLPDICI; translated from the coding sequence GTGAGGCGTGGACTGCTGGCAGCGGCGGTGCTGTCAGTCCCTTTGTTCCAACTTCTGGCAGGAGGGCCCGCTTCGGCGGGCCCTCCTGCTGAGGCACGCCGGACGGCGCTGATCGTCGGGGTGTCGGGGCACGTCGGGAACCGCCCGGCAGCGCCCGTCGGGGGAGCGGGGGACGCCGACACCTTCCGCGACGTGCTGAAGCGGGCAGGCTGGGCCGACGACTCCATCCGGGTCCTCACCGGTACGGCGGCCACCGGGGCGAACATCCGGGCCGGGCTCGACTGGCTGCGCGACCGCAGCAACGACGGCTCGTTCAGCGTGTTCCACTACTCGGGCCACGTGTTCCAGCGGGGCGGCGACCTCGACCGCGACGGCGAGGTGCTCGACGAGTTCCTCGTCCCCTACGACAACAAGATCATCTCCGACCGCGAGCTGGGCGAGCGGCTGGGCAGCGTCCGGGGCTGGCTGTGGACCGACATCTCGGGATGCGAGGCGGCCGGGTTCAACGAGGGAGGCCTCTTCGGGGACCGGCGGCTGTTCACCGGCTCGTCGGAGGAGCACCAGAAGTCCTACGAGCACCCCGGCTGGGGCATGTCGATCTACACGGGGCTCACCATGCGCTTCGCGGCCATGGAGAACCGCGGCGACGCCAACGGCGACGGCGTGGTGTCCATCCAGGAGATGTTCCGCCATGCCGAGCGGGAGGCGCCCCGCCTCACGTCCGGCCAGCGCAAGGGCGTCCAGCAGCCGGTGATGTTCGGCGGCGGCGCCGGTGGCGACTGGTTCCTGTCCGGCCCTCCGAAGCCACCGCCCCCGCCCCCGGGGCCGCTGGCACCCAACCCCAACGCCGGCAAGATCTGCCTGCTGCCCGACATCTGCATCTAG
- a CDS encoding LPXTG cell wall anchor domain-containing protein, protein MTTSVFAGGTPAGAQVPAAQADYKGYSTGTVIHADAITAGTTRVLDTEVAFSGATVASKGTGGVTRGPGAAAGTVVNEMEQVIQPALPNTSLDPNLQGDRVFGRGSGLEIGVGTTVSQDVNANQLLLAQRALVSGPPTSALVRREVGPIKIDPAAYASLVRGEAQVRWDGDNTCSLGEPLSYGLGYAADAQLLNLGGATEGDAPFASGAVETNAPEPERAVSQSRSITRLVPQTDAQGNKIGDHFGLMTETRMTIAPVDILGGAITLEFLGEWVLRSVATGLPGQAYVHYGPGAVSPETPVLSILEGGVENTVLTLQDLLGTEGLPIEIPGVASIVIGEDPRAIGGDANSSATQGGDGTVASGAVDVVRVQLLEATTLLGVSVLDIRVGHMESHAQVPAGGIRCNVPVSKTADKQTVNAGDTFTYNINVTNPFADCDLTNVRVVDTITTTAGVRYTITGTNPQANSQTANTITFDDIGPIGPKQSKTVSITVAVAANSAAGQFTNNAVATGNCATGSAQGGARITVPITGETTVVVPSVGGGRELPATGVDVLPRTGSSGPAMALAGLGLLSAAVLVRRVRAAAQS, encoded by the coding sequence TTGACGACCTCGGTGTTCGCGGGGGGCACGCCGGCGGGGGCCCAAGTCCCGGCCGCGCAGGCCGACTACAAGGGGTACAGCACCGGCACGGTGATCCACGCCGATGCCATCACGGCGGGGACGACACGAGTGCTGGACACCGAGGTGGCCTTCTCGGGCGCCACGGTGGCCTCCAAGGGCACGGGCGGGGTCACCCGAGGCCCCGGCGCCGCCGCCGGCACGGTCGTGAACGAGATGGAGCAGGTCATCCAGCCTGCGCTGCCCAACACGAGCCTGGACCCCAACCTCCAGGGTGACCGTGTCTTCGGCCGGGGTTCGGGCCTCGAGATCGGCGTCGGTACGACGGTCTCGCAGGACGTGAACGCCAACCAGCTCCTGCTGGCGCAGCGGGCGCTCGTCTCCGGCCCTCCGACCTCGGCGCTGGTCCGCCGTGAGGTCGGCCCCATCAAGATCGACCCGGCCGCCTATGCGTCCCTCGTCCGCGGCGAGGCCCAGGTGCGCTGGGACGGCGACAACACCTGCTCCCTCGGGGAGCCCCTCAGCTACGGCCTCGGCTACGCCGCCGACGCCCAGCTGCTGAACCTGGGTGGCGCCACCGAGGGCGACGCTCCGTTCGCCAGCGGTGCCGTCGAGACCAACGCCCCCGAGCCCGAGCGCGCCGTGTCGCAGTCCCGGTCGATCACCCGGCTGGTCCCCCAGACCGACGCCCAGGGCAACAAGATCGGCGACCACTTCGGCCTCATGACCGAGACCCGCATGACGATCGCCCCGGTCGACATCCTGGGCGGCGCCATCACCCTGGAGTTCCTCGGTGAGTGGGTGCTGCGCTCGGTGGCCACCGGCCTCCCCGGCCAGGCGTACGTCCACTACGGCCCGGGCGCCGTCAGCCCCGAGACCCCGGTGCTCAGCATCCTCGAGGGCGGCGTGGAAAACACCGTGCTGACCCTGCAGGACCTGCTCGGCACCGAGGGCCTCCCCATCGAGATCCCGGGTGTGGCCTCCATCGTCATCGGTGAGGACCCCCGGGCCATCGGCGGCGACGCCAACTCGTCGGCCACCCAGGGCGGCGACGGCACCGTCGCCTCCGGTGCCGTGGACGTGGTCCGGGTGCAGCTGCTCGAGGCGACCACCCTCCTCGGCGTCAGCGTCCTCGACATCCGCGTCGGCCACATGGAGTCGCACGCCCAGGTCCCGGCCGGCGGCATCCGCTGCAACGTCCCGGTCAGCAAGACCGCCGACAAGCAGACCGTCAACGCCGGTGACACCTTCACCTACAACATCAACGTCACCAACCCGTTCGCCGACTGCGACCTGACCAACGTCCGGGTGGTCGACACCATCACGACGACGGCCGGCGTCCGGTACACGATCACCGGCACGAACCCGCAGGCGAACAGCCAGACCGCCAACACCATCACCTTCGACGACATCGGCCCGATCGGACCGAAACAGTCGAAGACGGTGAGCATCACGGTGGCGGTCGCCGCCAACTCGGCGGCCGGCCAGTTCACCAACAACGCCGTCGCCACGGGCAACTGCGCCACCGGCTCGGCCCAGGGCGGTGCCCGCATCACGGTGCCGATCACGGGCGAGACCACCGTGGTCGTCCCGAGCGTCGGCGGTGGCCGTGAGCTGCCGGCGACCGGCGTCGACGTGCTCCCCCGGACCGGCTCCAGCGGGCCCGCCATGGCCCTCGCCGGCCTCGGGCTCCTGAGCGCCGCCGTCCTCGTCCGGCGGGTGAGAGCCGCCGCGCAGTCGTAA
- the purE gene encoding 5-(carboxyamino)imidazole ribonucleotide mutase: protein MKVAVLMGSPNDRDKMKGAAAMLERFGVECDERVLSAHRTPAEVAAFASSARDDGFAAVICGAGMAAHLAGVVAAHTTLPVIGVPLSGGALNGVDALYATVQMPKGIPVATVAIDGSANAGLLAVAILAVTDKVLADKLAEFRAGGAR from the coding sequence ATGAAGGTCGCCGTGCTCATGGGGTCGCCCAACGACCGGGACAAGATGAAGGGCGCCGCCGCCATGCTCGAGCGCTTCGGCGTGGAGTGCGACGAGCGGGTGCTGTCGGCCCACCGGACCCCGGCCGAGGTCGCCGCCTTCGCCTCGTCGGCCCGGGACGACGGCTTCGCCGCCGTCATCTGCGGCGCCGGCATGGCCGCCCACCTGGCCGGGGTGGTCGCCGCCCACACCACGCTCCCGGTCATCGGCGTGCCCCTGTCCGGTGGAGCCCTCAACGGGGTGGACGCCCTGTACGCCACCGTGCAGATGCCCAAGGGCATCCCGGTGGCCACGGTGGCGATCGACGGCTCCGCCAACGCCGGCCTGCTCGCCGTCGCCATCCTGGCCGTCACCGACAAGGTGCTGGCCGACAAGCTGGCCGAGTTCCGCGCCGGGGGCGCCCGTTGA
- a CDS encoding helix-turn-helix transcriptional regulator gives MAAADARRAVYVISVAAELAGVHPQTLRIYERKGLVDPARTVGGSRRYSERDIERLRRIQDLTNAGLNLEGVRRVIALEDENERLRAQLAQARLDAEAAVELAHREHRRDLVPMNQFPVPYRRR, from the coding sequence ATGGCCGCCGCCGACGCCCGCCGGGCCGTCTACGTGATCTCGGTCGCCGCCGAGCTGGCCGGCGTGCACCCCCAGACGCTGCGCATCTACGAGCGCAAGGGGCTGGTGGACCCCGCCCGCACCGTCGGCGGCAGCCGCCGGTACAGCGAGCGCGACATCGAGCGCCTGCGCCGCATCCAGGACCTCACCAACGCCGGGCTCAACCTCGAGGGCGTGCGCCGGGTCATCGCCTTGGAGGACGAGAACGAGCGCCTCCGGGCGCAGCTGGCCCAGGCCCGCCTCGACGCCGAGGCGGCGGTCGAGCTGGCCCACCGGGAGCACCGCCGCGACCTGGTGCCCATGAACCAGTTCCCCGTCCCGTACCGGCGCCGCTAG
- the purB gene encoding adenylosuccinate lyase has translation MIPRYSMPEMAALWTDEARLATWLQVEVLAVEAWARLGVVPEADALAVRGRAPEVTEAMVRAVALREAVTDHDVAAFVDVVQEAIGAPAGNWVHYGLTSSDVVDTALGATLARAADLLIAASDGLVAALERRAREFIDTPMAGRTHGIHAEPTTFGAKLALWCLQADRDRARLRAARDAVAVGKLSGAVGTYSNVDPSVEAFVCERMGLRPVPSTQVVARDRHAEFLWACASAGAGVELMATEIRHLQRTEVGEAYEPFGAGQKGSSAMPHKRNPITCERLSGLARVLRGYLGAGLEDVALWHERDISHSSVERVVLPDASLLAYYLLRRMTRVVDGLEVDAARMRENLDRSHGLVFSQPVLLALVASGLPRDAAYRIVQRNAMAAWEQGKSFRTLLEGDPEVALGADALDEAFDLGRAVRNAARVLDHLEKIS, from the coding sequence TTGATCCCGCGGTACTCCATGCCGGAGATGGCGGCGCTGTGGACCGACGAGGCCCGCCTCGCCACCTGGCTCCAGGTCGAGGTCCTGGCCGTGGAGGCGTGGGCCCGTCTCGGCGTCGTCCCCGAGGCCGATGCCCTCGCCGTGCGGGGGCGGGCGCCGGAGGTCACGGAGGCCATGGTGCGGGCGGTGGCCCTGCGCGAGGCCGTCACCGACCACGACGTGGCCGCCTTCGTCGATGTCGTCCAGGAGGCCATCGGCGCCCCCGCGGGCAACTGGGTGCACTACGGGCTCACGTCGTCCGACGTGGTGGACACGGCCCTGGGCGCCACCCTGGCCCGGGCCGCCGACCTGCTGATCGCGGCGTCGGACGGGCTGGTGGCCGCGCTCGAGCGCCGGGCCCGCGAGTTCATCGACACGCCGATGGCCGGGCGCACCCATGGGATCCACGCCGAGCCGACCACGTTCGGGGCCAAGCTCGCCCTGTGGTGCCTCCAGGCCGACCGGGACCGGGCCCGGCTGCGCGCCGCTCGCGACGCGGTGGCCGTGGGCAAGCTGTCGGGCGCGGTGGGCACGTACTCCAACGTCGACCCGTCGGTCGAGGCCTTCGTGTGCGAGCGGATGGGCCTGCGCCCCGTCCCCTCCACCCAGGTCGTCGCCCGCGACCGCCACGCCGAGTTCCTGTGGGCGTGCGCGTCGGCGGGGGCGGGCGTGGAGCTCATGGCCACCGAGATCCGCCACCTCCAGCGCACCGAGGTGGGCGAGGCGTACGAGCCGTTCGGGGCGGGCCAGAAGGGCTCGTCGGCCATGCCCCACAAGCGCAACCCCATCACGTGCGAGCGCCTGTCCGGGCTGGCCCGGGTGCTGCGCGGGTACCTGGGGGCGGGCCTGGAGGACGTCGCCCTGTGGCACGAGCGCGACATCTCCCACTCGTCGGTCGAGCGGGTGGTGCTGCCCGACGCCAGCCTTCTCGCCTACTACCTCCTGCGGCGCATGACCCGGGTGGTCGACGGCCTGGAGGTCGACGCCGCCCGTATGCGGGAGAACCTCGACCGGTCGCACGGCCTCGTGTTCAGCCAGCCCGTGCTCCTCGCGCTGGTGGCCTCCGGCCTGCCGCGCGACGCCGCCTACCGCATCGTCCAGCGCAACGCCATGGCCGCGTGGGAGCAGGGCAAGAGCTTCCGCACACTGCTGGAGGGCGACCCCGAGGTCGCCCTGGGCGCCGACGCCCTGGACGAGGCCTTCGACCTCGGCCGGGCCGTGCGCAACGCCGCCCGCGTCCTCGACCACCTGGAGAAGATCTCGTGA
- a CDS encoding adenylosuccinate synthase, with protein sequence MPATVVVGTQWGDEGKGKLTDLLSKEMSVVVRYQGGHNAGHTIVVGEETFALQLIPSGVLYPHITPVIGNGVVVDPAVLISEIDKLEARGIDCSRLRVSGNAHLIMPYHQELDRAAERRLGKNRLGTTKSGIGPAYADKAARVGLRVQDLFDEKIFRQKLHLVLKEKNAVLAKVHNRLPLAIEDIADTYLKVYAPRIRPLVADTVGLVHEALDEGAHVLFEGAQATYLDLDHGTYPFVTSSNPVAGGACTGAGVGPLRIDRVIGIAKAYVTRVGSGPFPTELHGALADDLIERGHEYGTVTGRRRRVGWFDAVMMRHAVRLNSLTELALTKMDVLDPLPALKVCVAYEVDGRRMETLPYHQSDLHDAVPIYEELPGWQADLSGVTEVADLPSAAARFVTFLGERAGVRIRLVGVGPGRDQFVTMPGAAA encoded by the coding sequence GTGCCTGCGACCGTCGTGGTCGGCACCCAGTGGGGGGACGAGGGCAAGGGGAAGCTCACCGACCTCCTCTCCAAGGAGATGAGCGTGGTCGTCCGCTACCAGGGCGGCCACAACGCGGGCCACACCATCGTGGTGGGCGAGGAGACGTTCGCCCTCCAGCTGATCCCGAGCGGCGTCCTCTACCCCCACATCACCCCCGTCATCGGCAACGGCGTGGTGGTCGACCCGGCGGTGCTGATCTCCGAGATCGACAAGCTCGAGGCGAGGGGCATCGACTGCAGCCGGCTGCGGGTGAGCGGCAACGCCCACCTGATCATGCCGTACCACCAGGAGCTGGACCGGGCGGCCGAGCGCCGGCTGGGGAAGAACCGCCTGGGGACCACCAAGTCGGGGATCGGGCCCGCCTACGCCGACAAGGCCGCCCGGGTCGGCCTGCGGGTGCAGGACCTGTTCGACGAGAAGATCTTCCGCCAGAAGCTCCACCTGGTGCTGAAGGAGAAGAACGCCGTCCTCGCCAAGGTCCACAACCGGCTCCCGCTGGCCATCGAGGACATCGCCGACACCTACCTGAAGGTGTACGCCCCCCGGATCCGGCCGCTGGTGGCGGACACCGTCGGCCTCGTCCACGAGGCGCTGGACGAGGGCGCCCACGTGCTGTTCGAGGGCGCCCAGGCCACCTACCTCGACCTCGACCACGGCACCTATCCGTTCGTCACCTCGTCCAACCCGGTGGCGGGCGGGGCCTGCACGGGCGCCGGCGTCGGTCCCCTGCGCATCGACCGCGTGATCGGCATCGCCAAGGCGTACGTCACCCGGGTCGGGTCGGGGCCGTTCCCCACCGAGCTCCACGGGGCGCTCGCCGACGACCTCATCGAGCGGGGCCACGAGTACGGCACCGTCACCGGCCGGCGCCGCCGGGTCGGGTGGTTCGACGCGGTGATGATGCGCCACGCCGTCCGCCTCAACTCGCTCACCGAGCTGGCGCTCACCAAGATGGACGTGCTCGACCCGCTGCCGGCGCTCAAGGTGTGCGTGGCCTACGAGGTCGACGGGCGGCGGATGGAGACGCTGCCGTACCACCAGTCGGACCTCCACGACGCCGTCCCGATCTACGAGGAGCTCCCCGGTTGGCAGGCCGACCTCTCCGGGGTGACCGAGGTGGCCGACCTGCCGTCCGCCGCCGCACGCTTCGTGACCTTCCTCGGCGAGCGGGCCGGCGTGCGCATCCGCCTGGTCGGCGTGGGCCCCGGTCGCGACCAGTTCGTCACCATGCCGGGCGCCGCCGCATGA
- the clpB gene encoding ATP-dependent chaperone ClpB: MALDPNRWTHKTQEAFQDAVELARSASNPEVTPDHLLAALLAQADGVVLPLLERAGLSPLTVRNSVTEALSRLPRAYGSEAQVGRALQQTFEAAEGVRVDLRDEYLSTEHLLLVLADRLGTSRDVLLEAMREVRGSHRVTSQDPETQYQALEKYGRDLTAEARRGRLDPVIGRDEEIRRVVQVLSRRTKNNPVLIGEPGVGKTAIVEGLARRIVEGDVPESLKNRRLVSLDVGSLVAGAKYRGEFEERLKAVLKEITDAGGEVITFVDELHTIVGAGAAEGAMDAGNMIKPLLARGQLRMIGATTLDEYRKHIEKDAALERRFQQVYVGPPSAEDTVAILRGLKERYEVHHGVRIQDAALVAAAVLSDRYVTGRFLPDKAIDLIDEAASKLRIEIDSVPMEIDVVERRMRQLEIERVALEQETDAASAERLAKLDEELANLREQADAMRAHWQAEKDAIAEIRALKEALETARTDVERHEREGNYERAAEIRYGQLPELERKVEEAGARLAEEQATSQMLKEEVDAEDVAEVVAKWTGVPVSRLLEGEVEKLVRMEGVLHRRVVGQDDAVSAVANAIRRSRSGLSDPNRPIGSFLFLGPTGVGKTELARSLADFLFDDEKALVRVDMGEYQEKHTVARLIGAPPGYVGYDEGGQLTEAIRRRPYAVVLLDEIEKAHSDVFNVLLQLLDDGRLTDGQGRTVDFTNTVVIMTSNLQGDPEDFFKPEFVNRIDEIVRFKALTRDDLSRIVDIQLGHLEKRLASRRLALEVTPDARAWLADRGYDQAYGARPLRRLIQRHIGDLLALALLEGRYEDGSTVKVDVEGSELVLR; encoded by the coding sequence ATGGCGCTGGACCCCAACCGCTGGACCCACAAGACCCAGGAGGCGTTCCAGGACGCCGTCGAGCTGGCGCGGTCGGCCAGCAACCCCGAGGTCACGCCCGACCACCTGCTCGCCGCCCTCCTCGCGCAGGCCGACGGAGTCGTCCTGCCGCTCCTGGAGCGGGCCGGGCTGTCGCCCCTGACCGTCCGCAACTCCGTCACCGAGGCGCTGAGCCGCCTGCCCAGGGCGTACGGGAGCGAGGCCCAGGTCGGCCGTGCCCTCCAGCAGACGTTCGAGGCGGCCGAGGGCGTGCGCGTCGACCTCCGCGACGAGTACCTCTCCACCGAGCACCTCCTGCTGGTCCTGGCCGACCGGCTGGGCACCTCGCGCGACGTCCTGCTCGAGGCCATGCGGGAGGTCCGGGGCAGCCACCGGGTCACCAGCCAGGACCCCGAGACGCAGTACCAGGCGCTGGAGAAGTACGGCCGCGACCTGACGGCGGAGGCCCGGCGGGGGAGGCTCGACCCCGTCATCGGGCGGGACGAGGAGATCCGCCGGGTGGTCCAGGTGCTCTCCCGGCGCACCAAGAACAACCCCGTGCTGATCGGCGAGCCCGGTGTGGGCAAGACGGCCATCGTCGAGGGCCTGGCCCGGCGCATCGTCGAGGGCGACGTCCCCGAGAGCCTGAAGAACCGCCGGCTGGTCTCGCTGGACGTCGGCTCCCTCGTCGCCGGCGCCAAGTACCGCGGCGAGTTCGAGGAGCGCCTGAAGGCGGTGTTGAAGGAGATCACCGACGCCGGGGGCGAGGTCATCACCTTCGTCGACGAGCTCCACACGATCGTCGGTGCCGGCGCGGCGGAGGGCGCCATGGACGCCGGCAACATGATCAAGCCGCTGCTGGCCCGGGGCCAGCTGCGGATGATCGGCGCCACCACCCTGGACGAGTACCGCAAGCACATCGAGAAGGACGCCGCCCTCGAGCGCCGCTTCCAGCAGGTCTACGTGGGCCCGCCGTCGGCCGAGGACACCGTCGCCATCCTCCGGGGCCTGAAGGAGCGGTACGAGGTCCACCACGGCGTCCGCATCCAGGACGCCGCCCTGGTGGCGGCGGCCGTGCTGTCGGACCGCTACGTCACCGGCCGGTTCCTCCCCGACAAGGCCATCGACCTCATCGACGAGGCGGCCAGCAAGCTGCGCATCGAGATCGACTCGGTCCCCATGGAGATCGACGTGGTGGAGCGCCGGATGCGCCAGCTGGAGATCGAGCGGGTGGCCCTGGAGCAGGAGACGGACGCCGCCTCGGCCGAGCGGCTGGCCAAGCTGGACGAGGAGCTGGCCAACCTGCGCGAGCAGGCCGACGCCATGCGGGCCCACTGGCAGGCCGAGAAGGACGCCATCGCCGAGATCCGCGCCCTCAAGGAGGCGCTGGAGACGGCCCGCACCGACGTGGAGCGCCACGAGCGGGAGGGCAACTACGAGCGGGCGGCCGAGATCCGCTACGGCCAGCTGCCCGAGCTGGAGCGCAAGGTGGAGGAGGCGGGCGCCCGCCTGGCCGAGGAGCAGGCCACCAGCCAGATGCTGAAGGAGGAGGTGGACGCCGAGGACGTGGCCGAGGTGGTGGCCAAGTGGACGGGCGTGCCCGTCTCCCGCCTTCTCGAGGGCGAGGTGGAGAAGCTCGTCCGCATGGAGGGCGTCCTCCACCGGCGGGTGGTCGGACAGGACGACGCCGTGTCCGCGGTGGCCAACGCCATCCGCCGCTCCCGCTCGGGCCTGTCCGACCCCAACCGGCCCATCGGCTCGTTCCTCTTCCTCGGCCCCACCGGCGTGGGCAAGACCGAGCTGGCCCGGTCGCTGGCCGACTTCCTGTTCGACGACGAGAAGGCGCTCGTCCGCGTCGACATGGGCGAGTACCAGGAGAAGCACACCGTCGCCCGCCTCATCGGCGCCCCGCCCGGCTACGTGGGCTACGACGAGGGCGGCCAGCTCACCGAGGCCATCCGCCGCCGGCCGTACGCCGTCGTTCTGCTCGACGAGATCGAGAAGGCCCACTCCGACGTCTTCAACGTCCTGCTCCAGCTGCTGGACGACGGGCGCCTCACCGACGGCCAGGGCCGCACGGTGGACTTCACCAACACGGTGGTCATCATGACGTCGAACCTGCAGGGCGACCCCGAGGACTTCTTCAAGCCCGAGTTCGTCAACCGCATCGACGAGATCGTGCGCTTCAAGGCGCTGACCAGGGACGACCTGTCGAGGATCGTCGACATCCAGCTGGGGCACCTGGAGAAGCGGCTGGCCTCCCGGCGCCTCGCCCTGGAGGTCACCCCCGACGCCCGGGCCTGGCTGGCCGACCGCGGCTACGACCAGGCGTACGGCGCCCGCCCCCTCCGCCGCCTCATCCAGCGCCACATCGGCGACCTCCTCGCCCTCGCCCTGCTGGAGGGCCGGTACGAGGACGGGTCCACCGTCAAGGTGGACGTGGAGGGCAGCGAGCTCGTGCTCCGGTAG
- the dnaJ gene encoding molecular chaperone DnaJ: MPAQREWFEKDYYKVLGVTEKASEKDITSAYRRLAKKLHPDANPGSEDRFKEVSAAYDVLGDPARRKEYDEVRRMGPAGFGRPGGNGGPGFGGGFRVDDLGDLLGGLFTKGRATRSRSSPQRGDDLEATLNLSFSDAVDGVITSVNVISDAACHTCNGTGAAPGTSPVICSACGGRGAVNENQGLFSFSQPCPECRGTGMRVETPCRTCAGSGLERRPRQVKVRVPAGIDDGKRIVLKGRGGAGHNGGPPGDVYVVVRVASHELFGRKGKDLTLTVPVTFAEAALGATVKIPTLGEPVTLKVPPGTRSGRTFRVRGRGIDTGDGHGDLLATVEVVVPERLSEEQRSAVEALAAASSESPRRHLGVE; encoded by the coding sequence GTGCCGGCACAGCGCGAGTGGTTCGAGAAGGACTACTACAAGGTCCTCGGGGTCACCGAGAAGGCGTCCGAGAAGGACATCACCAGCGCGTACCGCCGGCTGGCCAAGAAGCTCCACCCCGACGCCAACCCCGGCTCCGAGGACCGCTTCAAGGAGGTCTCGGCCGCCTACGACGTGCTCGGCGACCCGGCCAGGCGCAAGGAGTACGACGAGGTCCGCCGCATGGGGCCGGCGGGGTTCGGCCGGCCCGGCGGGAACGGCGGCCCGGGCTTCGGCGGCGGCTTCCGCGTCGACGACCTGGGCGACCTGCTCGGCGGGCTCTTCACCAAGGGCCGCGCCACCCGCAGCCGGTCGTCACCCCAGCGCGGCGACGACCTCGAGGCGACGCTCAACCTGTCGTTCTCCGACGCCGTCGACGGGGTGATCACCTCGGTCAACGTCATCAGCGACGCCGCCTGCCACACGTGCAACGGCACCGGGGCGGCGCCGGGGACGTCGCCGGTGATCTGCTCGGCGTGTGGAGGGCGGGGAGCGGTGAACGAGAACCAGGGGCTTTTCTCGTTCAGCCAGCCGTGCCCGGAGTGCCGGGGGACCGGCATGCGGGTCGAGACGCCGTGCCGGACCTGTGCCGGCTCCGGCCTGGAGCGCCGCCCCCGCCAGGTCAAGGTGCGCGTCCCCGCCGGGATCGACGACGGGAAGCGCATCGTCCTCAAGGGGCGGGGCGGGGCAGGGCACAATGGGGGCCCTCCGGGAGACGTGTACGTGGTGGTGCGGGTGGCGAGCCATGAGCTGTTCGGTCGAAAGGGCAAGGACCTGACCCTCACCGTCCCCGTCACGTTCGCCGAGGCCGCCCTGGGGGCCACGGTGAAGATCCCCACCCTCGGCGAGCCCGTCACCCTGAAGGTGCCACCGGGCACCCGGTCCGGCCGCACGTTCCGCGTGCGGGGGCGGGGCATCGACACCGGCGACGGCCACGGTGACCTGCTCGCCACCGTCGAGGTCGTCGTGCCCGAGAGGTTGTCCGAGGAGCAGCGGTCGGCCGTGGAGGCGCTGGCGGCCGCGTCGTCGGAGTCGCCCCGGCGCCACCTGGGCGTGGAGTGA
- the purD gene encoding phosphoribosylamine--glycine ligase — protein MRVAVVGSGGREHALRHVLARTAEVVGPDDDADLYVIGPEQPLVDGLADRLRADGKLVFGPGADGARLEGSKAWMKSVLADAGVPTARHGVFTSVEPAVQFLKSLPGLYVVKTDGLAAGKGVLVTESLDEAVDDVAAKLSGSTFGDAGRTVVIEEGLTGPELSLLAVCDGRRAVPLSPARDFKRLADGDAGPNTGGMGAYSPVPEAGPDVVGTVMTLAVEPTLAALRAAGTDYRGVLYVGLMLTPDGPKVLEYNVRFGDPEAQVVLPRFSGDLAGFLAEAASGDLRTEPSFSHDACVTVVLAAEGYPAAPRHGDAIEGIDDAEALDGVLVFRAGTATDEEGRPVTAGGRVLNVCGLGPSVADARARAYEAVERISFAGMQYRRDVAA, from the coding sequence ATGAGGGTCGCCGTCGTCGGGAGCGGCGGTCGGGAGCACGCCCTGCGCCACGTGCTGGCCCGCACCGCCGAGGTGGTCGGTCCCGACGACGACGCCGACCTCTACGTGATCGGGCCCGAGCAGCCGCTGGTCGACGGGCTGGCCGACCGGCTGCGGGCCGACGGAAAGCTGGTCTTCGGGCCGGGTGCCGACGGCGCCCGCCTGGAGGGGTCGAAGGCGTGGATGAAGTCGGTGCTGGCCGACGCCGGCGTCCCCACCGCCCGCCACGGCGTGTTCACCTCGGTCGAGCCGGCCGTGCAGTTCCTCAAGTCCCTGCCCGGGCTCTACGTGGTGAAGACGGACGGCCTGGCCGCCGGCAAGGGGGTGCTCGTCACCGAGTCGCTGGACGAGGCGGTCGACGACGTGGCCGCCAAGCTCTCGGGGTCGACCTTCGGCGACGCGGGCCGCACGGTGGTCATCGAGGAGGGCCTCACCGGGCCCGAGCTGTCGCTGCTCGCCGTGTGCGACGGGCGCCGTGCCGTCCCCCTCTCCCCCGCCCGGGACTTCAAGCGCCTGGCGGACGGCGACGCCGGTCCCAACACGGGCGGCATGGGGGCGTACTCGCCCGTCCCCGAAGCCGGTCCCGACGTCGTCGGGACGGTCATGACGCTGGCCGTGGAGCCCACCTTGGCGGCGCTCCGGGCGGCGGGCACCGATTACCGGGGCGTGCTCTACGTTGGCCTCATGCTCACGCCGGACGGGCCCAAGGTGCTCGAGTACAACGTCCGGTTCGGCGACCCCGAGGCCCAGGTCGTGCTGCCTCGCTTCTCGGGCGACCTGGCCGGCTTCCTGGCCGAGGCCGCATCGGGCGACCTGCGCACGGAGCCGTCCTTCTCGCACGACGCGTGCGTGACCGTGGTGCTGGCCGCCGAGGGGTACCCGGCGGCGCCCCGCCACGGCGACGCCATCGAGGGGATCGACGACGCCGAGGCCCTGGACGGCGTGCTCGTCTTCCGGGCCGGGACCGCCACGGACGAGGAGGGCCGGCCGGTCACCGCCGGCGGCCGCGTGCTGAACGTGTGCGGGCTGGGCCCGAGCGTCGCCGACGCCCGGGCCCGGGCCTACGAAGCCGTCGAGCGCATCTCGTTCGCCGGGATGCAGTACCGGAGGGACGTCGCCGCATGA